Proteins encoded by one window of Funiculus sociatus GB2-C1:
- a CDS encoding AAA family ATPase: MRQRIEQLNQNLSRTIVGKADAIRLVLVAVLSGGHALLEDVPGVGKTLLAKSLARSIDGKFQRIQCTPDLLPTDITGTNIWNPASREFEFLPGPVFANVLLADEINRATPRTQSALLEVMEERQVTVDGVSRTVPSPFFVIATQNPIEYQGTFPLPEAQMDRFTLSLTLGYPTEQEELQMLQRLAEGVTVEDLQPCISLEDVQELRRLCQGVKVEISLQQYILDLVRATRADEEITLGVSPRGTVALQRGAQALAFLEGRDYAIPDDVKFLAPHVLSHRLIPSGGRRAKTIVERLLRSVPIP; this comes from the coding sequence ATGAGACAACGTATTGAGCAGCTTAACCAAAATTTAAGCCGTACTATTGTAGGAAAAGCAGATGCCATTCGCTTAGTGCTGGTAGCGGTGCTTTCAGGCGGTCATGCTTTGCTCGAAGATGTCCCCGGCGTTGGCAAAACTTTACTGGCAAAATCTCTGGCACGCTCCATCGACGGCAAATTTCAGCGAATTCAATGCACCCCTGACCTTTTGCCTACAGATATTACCGGAACGAATATCTGGAATCCCGCTTCAAGAGAGTTTGAATTTTTGCCAGGGCCAGTGTTTGCTAATGTGCTGCTGGCAGACGAAATTAACCGCGCTACACCCCGCACCCAGTCTGCTTTGCTAGAAGTGATGGAGGAACGACAAGTTACCGTAGATGGAGTTTCTCGCACTGTACCTAGTCCGTTTTTTGTCATCGCCACTCAAAACCCAATTGAGTATCAGGGTACGTTTCCCTTACCAGAAGCTCAAATGGATCGCTTTACTCTTTCCTTAACCTTAGGCTATCCCACAGAACAAGAAGAACTCCAGATGCTGCAACGCCTCGCTGAAGGCGTGACAGTAGAAGATTTGCAACCGTGTATTTCTCTAGAAGATGTGCAGGAGTTACGGCGTTTATGTCAGGGCGTGAAGGTGGAGATATCTTTGCAACAGTACATCCTTGACTTGGTGCGGGCAACAAGGGCAGATGAAGAAATTACTCTGGGTGTAAGTCCTCGCGGTACAGTTGCCTTACAGCGAGGCGCTCAGGCACTAGCTTTTCTGGAAGGGCGGGATTATGCTATTCCCGATGATGTAAAATTTTTGGCACCTCACGTTCTTTCCCACCGTCTCATACCATCTGGCGGTCGCCGTGCTAAGACAATTGTGGAGCGACTGCTGCGCTCAGTTCCCATCCCGTAA
- the gshB gene encoding glutathione synthase, whose product MKFAFIIDPIERLDPGHDSSVALMEAAQVLGHEVWITQANLLSVVDGKAWAVLEPVQLTPVHLVNGLWVADPVWFAVGDRTLSPLESMDAVFMRTDPPVTVPYLYATYILDYIDPAKTLVINAPKGLREANEKMYALQFTEAIPETIVSADKGVIREFLEAKGTAVLKPLGGKAGEGILFLDASDRNFNSLIELSTLQGRVPVMVQTYLPAAKEGDKRIILLNGEPIGALNRIPTGKEFRGNMAVGGRVAETEITEREREICTQLAPTLQRDGLIFVGIDVIGGYLTEVNVTSPTGIREADRLNGTRLGHQVVEWVEKFKSAIA is encoded by the coding sequence ATGAAATTTGCATTTATCATTGACCCCATCGAACGGCTAGATCCTGGTCACGATAGCAGCGTGGCGCTGATGGAAGCCGCGCAAGTACTTGGTCATGAGGTTTGGATAACTCAGGCTAATTTATTGAGTGTGGTGGATGGCAAGGCTTGGGCGGTGCTGGAGCCTGTGCAACTGACACCAGTGCATCTGGTGAACGGGCTGTGGGTGGCAGATCCGGTGTGGTTTGCTGTGGGCGATCGCACGCTCTCTCCCCTTGAGTCAATGGATGCGGTTTTCATGCGGACTGACCCGCCAGTGACGGTTCCTTACCTCTACGCGACGTACATTCTGGACTATATCGATCCTGCTAAAACGTTGGTTATCAATGCCCCCAAAGGGCTGAGAGAAGCAAATGAAAAGATGTATGCACTCCAGTTTACAGAGGCAATTCCAGAAACGATTGTCAGTGCCGATAAAGGGGTAATTCGCGAATTTCTGGAAGCAAAAGGGACAGCTGTATTAAAGCCGCTGGGTGGGAAAGCGGGAGAAGGGATATTATTTTTAGATGCGAGCGATCGCAATTTTAATTCCCTAATTGAACTGAGTACCCTTCAGGGACGAGTTCCCGTCATGGTACAAACCTATTTACCTGCCGCTAAAGAGGGAGATAAGCGAATTATCTTACTCAATGGCGAACCAATTGGGGCGTTAAATCGCATTCCCACAGGTAAAGAATTTCGGGGTAATATGGCAGTCGGTGGTAGAGTCGCTGAGACGGAAATTACCGAACGAGAGCGGGAAATTTGCACCCAACTAGCGCCCACATTACAACGGGATGGCTTAATTTTTGTTGGTATTGATGTAATTGGCGGCTACCTTACTGAAGTTAACGTTACCAGTCCCACTGGTATCCGGGAAGCCGACCGACTAAATGGCACTCGTTTAGGTCATCAAGTGGTTGAATGGGTGGAAAAGTTTAAATCGGCAATAGCATGA
- a CDS encoding GNAT family N-acetyltransferase produces the protein MTHNIEFGTFSNSDESQQLLALLCQCFNAPPSDDQYYANLIGLDNFRVIRKDGRVAGGLAILHMGQWFGGSSVPIAGIASVGIAPEHRGTGVAAAMMTELVKQLYEAGVPISTLYASTSALYRKVGYEQAGNYCRLSVPVDSILLKDRSLPIFPVAATQHEVFHELYRQRAIASSGNLDRNQAIWKGIIESKEETIHAYLIGAEDKPQGYIIFSQKWGDKGYNLLIRDMVAITPAAARRLWTFFADHRSLAENVIWRGMAIDPFLGLLSEQTYKITALERWLVRVINVPKALSLRGYPAGVEAELHLEIQDNILPDNNGKFILAVSGGRGEVTKGGRGELRLDVRGLSPLFTGLFTPHQLQTIGQIEATADAIAAATQIFAGSEPWMSDHF, from the coding sequence ATGACACATAATATTGAATTTGGCACCTTTTCCAACTCTGACGAAAGTCAACAACTTTTGGCATTACTGTGTCAGTGCTTCAATGCTCCACCCAGCGACGATCAATATTATGCCAATCTTATCGGCTTAGACAACTTTCGGGTAATCCGCAAAGATGGACGAGTAGCTGGAGGATTAGCCATCCTTCACATGGGACAATGGTTCGGTGGCTCTAGTGTACCGATAGCAGGAATCGCATCTGTTGGCATTGCTCCCGAACATCGAGGAACAGGCGTAGCGGCGGCAATGATGACAGAACTTGTCAAGCAGCTTTATGAAGCAGGTGTTCCTATATCAACACTCTACGCCTCTACAAGTGCGCTCTATCGGAAAGTTGGTTACGAACAGGCGGGGAACTATTGCCGTTTGTCGGTGCCAGTAGACAGTATTCTGCTAAAAGATCGCAGTCTGCCCATTTTTCCAGTAGCAGCAACTCAGCACGAAGTTTTTCACGAATTATACCGCCAACGAGCGATCGCATCCAGTGGCAATCTAGATCGAAATCAGGCAATTTGGAAAGGAATAATCGAGTCCAAGGAAGAAACAATTCACGCCTATCTAATTGGTGCTGAAGATAAACCACAAGGTTACATTATTTTTAGCCAAAAGTGGGGAGACAAAGGCTACAACCTACTAATTAGAGACATGGTGGCAATAACACCAGCAGCAGCACGCCGTCTGTGGACTTTCTTCGCCGATCACCGTTCTTTAGCAGAGAATGTTATTTGGCGGGGTATGGCCATCGACCCTTTTTTAGGTTTACTTTCAGAGCAAACTTACAAAATTACTGCTTTAGAAAGATGGCTTGTGCGAGTAATTAATGTGCCAAAAGCCCTTTCATTACGCGGCTATCCGGCGGGTGTAGAAGCCGAATTGCATTTGGAAATTCAGGATAACATTCTACCCGATAATAATGGGAAGTTTATCTTAGCAGTTTCCGGAGGTCGCGGTGAAGTAACTAAAGGCGGGAGGGGAGAATTACGCTTAGATGTGCGTGGATTATCGCCTTTATTCACAGGTTTGTTTACACCTCATCAACTGCAAACAATTGGGCAAATTGAAGCAACTGCTGATGCAATCGCCGCAGCAACGCAAATATTTGCGGGTTCGGAACCTTGGATGTCCGATCATTTTTGA
- a CDS encoding bifunctional riboflavin kinase/FAD synthetase: MWVTSSPNTAITPTAVALGNFDGVHRGHQQVVRPILEVSGAPAALTLPQSALNRREQHHWLSLRENAHQSSETGMQTDEHLISTVVTFNPHPREFFTGQRRGLLTPLAEKVRQLKTMGVEQLVLLPFDRKLASLSPEDFVEKILVQQLKARRISVGEDFRFGFKRAGTAADLKAIAASYGIPVTLVPLQTCEGERISSSIIRQALESGDLEQANRLLGRSYTLTGLVVKGQQLGRTIRFPTANLQLPPEKFLPRFGVYCVRVYNEVESLSQVTQPPPKANIETRATSLTTAKDASVLPIEAIGVMNIGCRPTVEGTSPTVEVHLLDWSGDLYGKTLTVSLEKFLRSEQKFTSLEALKAQIHADCEAARAFLSSH; encoded by the coding sequence GTGTGGGTTACTTCTTCTCCTAACACTGCTATAACACCAACCGCTGTTGCTCTGGGAAACTTTGACGGAGTTCATCGTGGGCATCAACAGGTAGTCAGACCAATTTTAGAGGTTTCTGGCGCTCCTGCTGCCCTGACGCTTCCTCAATCGGCCCTAAATCGGCGGGAGCAACACCATTGGCTGAGCCTGCGGGAAAATGCTCATCAGTCCTCAGAAACGGGGATGCAAACAGATGAACATCTGATCTCAACGGTAGTGACGTTCAATCCGCATCCCAGAGAGTTTTTTACTGGTCAACGCCGAGGGTTGCTGACACCCCTGGCGGAAAAGGTGCGACAACTCAAGACAATGGGTGTAGAACAGTTAGTGCTGTTGCCATTTGATCGCAAATTAGCTTCCTTGAGTCCGGAAGATTTTGTAGAAAAGATTTTGGTGCAGCAGCTCAAAGCCCGTCGCATCAGCGTAGGAGAGGACTTTCGTTTCGGGTTTAAGAGAGCCGGAACAGCAGCAGATTTAAAAGCGATCGCAGCCTCCTATGGCATCCCAGTCACCCTCGTACCCTTGCAAACTTGTGAAGGAGAACGTATCAGCAGTTCCATCATTCGTCAAGCTCTAGAGTCAGGAGATTTAGAGCAAGCAAACCGCCTGTTAGGGCGATCCTACACCCTCACAGGATTAGTAGTAAAAGGGCAGCAACTCGGCAGAACCATCCGATTTCCCACCGCCAACCTGCAATTGCCTCCAGAAAAGTTTTTGCCCCGTTTTGGCGTGTATTGTGTCAGAGTCTATAACGAAGTCGAGAGCCTTTCGCAAGTCACACAGCCACCGCCAAAAGCCAATATAGAAACCCGAGCAACTAGCCTCACCACAGCAAAAGATGCTTCTGTCTTGCCTATAGAAGCCATTGGTGTGATGAATATAGGCTGTCGCCCCACTGTAGAAGGAACTTCTCCCACAGTAGAAGTTCACCTGTTAGATTGGTCTGGGGATTTATATGGAAAGACCCTAACAGTGAGCTTAGAAAAGTTTTTGCGTTCAGAACAAAAATTTACTTCTCTAGAAGCCCTCAAAGCCCAAATTCATGCAGACTGTGAAGCTGCAAGAGCTTTTTTGAGTAGTCATTAG
- a CDS encoding class I SAM-dependent methyltransferase has protein sequence MNIEQAFNAAAADYDKLRRTLIPCFDDFYGTAVQVIQIERTVPLKVLDLGAGTGLFSGMVQAAFPVAEFTLIDLAGEMLEIAKSRFSSMGKSPRIVIDDYVKADLGGPYDLVISGLSIHHLCDFDKERLFGRIYDALSPGGMFVNADQVLGTTPELEKLYRQQWIDKVGAMGISGEELNAAKKRMEYDRMAPLEDQLGWLEAAGFGDIDCWYKNFSFAVFGGRK, from the coding sequence ATGAATATTGAGCAAGCTTTTAATGCTGCCGCAGCAGATTATGATAAGTTACGTCGCACCCTGATTCCATGTTTTGATGACTTTTATGGAACGGCAGTTCAGGTCATACAAATTGAGCGTACAGTACCGCTGAAGGTTCTTGATTTGGGTGCGGGAACTGGACTTTTTTCAGGTATGGTTCAGGCAGCATTTCCTGTAGCAGAATTTACCCTGATTGACTTAGCCGGTGAGATGTTAGAAATAGCTAAGTCTCGATTTAGCAGTATGGGTAAGTCTCCCAGAATTGTAATTGACGATTATGTTAAGGCTGATTTGGGAGGGCCATATGATTTAGTTATCTCCGGCTTATCGATACACCATCTATGCGATTTTGACAAAGAACGTCTTTTTGGGCGAATTTACGATGCCTTGAGTCCAGGGGGGATGTTCGTCAACGCGGATCAGGTACTAGGCACAACTCCTGAATTAGAGAAACTTTATCGACAACAGTGGATTGACAAAGTTGGCGCTATGGGTATTTCAGGCGAGGAACTAAATGCTGCCAAAAAACGTATGGAATATGATCGCATGGCACCTCTGGAGGATCAACTTGGTTGGTTAGAAGCGGCTGGTTTTGGGGACATAGATTGTTGGTACAAGAACTTTAGTTTTGCGGTATTTGGTGGGCGCAAATGA
- a CDS encoding MBL fold metallo-hydrolase: protein MSSIQNLFTIHFWGVRGSIACPGPETVRYGGNTPCVEMRVGGERLIFDGGTGLRVLGQSLLSQMPVEAYMFFTHSHWDHIQGFPFFVPAFIKGNRFHIHGTIAPNGSTLEQRLSDQMHHPNFPVPLQIMGADLKFYDLPVGQKVEIGEITVENALLNHPGEAVGYRVNWRGCAVAYVTDTEHLSDGLDEKVLWLARNADVLIYDATYTDEEYSSPTSSKVGWGHSTWQEAVKVARAANVKKLVIFHHDPLHNDDFLDRTGELVAQQFPDAIMAREGLSIQVAPPTVQNAIAQKEAGVSA, encoded by the coding sequence ATGTCTAGCATACAAAACCTATTCACAATTCACTTTTGGGGCGTTAGAGGAAGTATTGCCTGTCCGGGGCCGGAGACAGTCCGGTATGGCGGCAATACACCTTGTGTGGAGATGCGCGTGGGTGGTGAACGCCTGATTTTTGATGGCGGCACTGGTCTACGAGTTTTGGGGCAATCGCTCCTGTCCCAAATGCCAGTGGAAGCTTATATGTTTTTCACTCACTCCCATTGGGATCACATTCAGGGGTTTCCCTTCTTCGTCCCTGCTTTTATCAAAGGGAATCGCTTCCACATTCACGGAACGATTGCTCCCAATGGCTCGACGCTGGAGCAGCGCCTGAGCGACCAAATGCACCACCCAAATTTTCCCGTACCTTTGCAGATCATGGGAGCAGATTTAAAATTCTACGATCTGCCAGTAGGTCAAAAGGTGGAGATTGGTGAAATTACGGTTGAGAATGCGCTCCTGAACCATCCAGGGGAAGCTGTGGGTTATCGCGTTAACTGGCGGGGCTGTGCGGTTGCCTATGTTACGGATACAGAACATTTGTCAGACGGTCTAGATGAAAAAGTTTTGTGGCTGGCGCGGAATGCAGATGTCCTGATTTATGATGCCACCTACACCGATGAGGAATACTCCTCGCCAACATCCTCTAAAGTCGGCTGGGGACATTCCACATGGCAGGAAGCGGTGAAAGTGGCGCGGGCAGCTAATGTGAAAAAACTGGTGATTTTCCATCACGATCCCCTACACAATGATGATTTTCTTGATCGCACTGGCGAGTTAGTAGCTCAACAGTTTCCCGATGCGATCATGGCTAGAGAAGGGTTGTCAATTCAGGTAGCGCCCCCTACTGTGCAGAATGCGATCGCTCAAAAAGAGGCAGGTGTCTCAGCCTGA
- the secA gene encoding preprotein translocase subunit SecA — MFKKILGDPNARKLKKFQPYVVDVNLFEEEIQALSDEQLTGKTAEFKQRLAKVKTSREREEALDELLPEAFAVVREAGKRVLGMRHFDVQMLGGIVLHKGQIAEMKTGEGKTLVSTLPAYLNALTGRGVHVVTVNDYLARRDAEWMGQIHRFLGLSVGLIQSGMGPQERQKNYACDITYATNSELGFDYLRDNMATSMVDVVQRPPNYCIIDEVDSVLIDEARTPLIISGQVERPTEKYMQAAAIAAALEKEVETDGSKVGHYEVDEKARNVLMTDEGFARAEQLLEVKDLYDPNDPWAHYIFNAIKAKELFKKDVNYIVRDNEVVIVDEFTGRVLPGRRWSDGLHQAIEAKERVEIQNETQTLATITYQNFFLLYDKLAGMTGTAKTEEAEFEKIYKLEVTQIPTNRAPGRRDMPDVVYKAEAGKWRAIAEECAELHKLGRPILVGTTSVEKSELLSTLLSELEVPHNLLNAKPENVERESEIVAQAGRKGKVTIATNMAGRGTDIILGGNSDYMARLKLREYFMPKIVQPSEEDSFALSSVPGASGRAPAQGFVPGKKVKTWKVSPQIFPTQLSRETEQKLKSAVDFAVQQYGERSLAELEAEDKIAVASEKAPTDDPVIQKLREVYNLIRKEYDILTESEHEEVIKLGGLHVIGTERHESRRIDNQLRGRAGRQGDPGSTKFFLSLEDNLLRIFGGDRVAGLMDRLRVDEDMPIESGMLTRSLEGAQKKVETYYYDIRKQVFEYDEVMNNQRRAIYAERRRVLEGLDLKEQVIQYAERTMDDIVDAYVNPELPSEEWDLNSLVAKVKEFVNLLADLEPSHLDDMGVGEIKTFLHEEVRKAYDLKESNVDQIQPGLMRQAERFFILQQIDTLWREHLQGMDALRESVGLRGYGQKDPLIEYKQEGYEMFLDMMTDIRRNVVYSLFQFQPQAQPQAV; from the coding sequence ATGTTTAAAAAAATACTGGGCGATCCTAACGCACGCAAGTTAAAAAAATTTCAACCTTACGTTGTAGACGTTAACCTTTTCGAGGAAGAAATCCAGGCGCTGTCGGACGAGCAACTAACAGGTAAAACAGCGGAATTTAAACAGCGCTTAGCAAAAGTTAAAACATCGCGGGAACGCGAAGAAGCTTTAGATGAACTGCTCCCAGAAGCCTTTGCTGTAGTCCGGGAAGCTGGTAAAAGAGTTTTGGGAATGCGCCACTTTGATGTACAGATGCTGGGTGGCATAGTTCTACACAAAGGTCAAATTGCTGAGATGAAGACGGGGGAAGGAAAAACCCTGGTGTCAACTCTGCCTGCTTACCTAAATGCACTCACGGGCAGAGGGGTTCACGTAGTCACGGTTAACGATTATCTGGCAAGGCGCGACGCTGAGTGGATGGGCCAGATACATCGGTTTTTGGGCTTGAGTGTAGGGTTAATTCAATCTGGGATGGGGCCACAGGAACGCCAGAAAAACTACGCCTGTGATATTACTTACGCGACGAATAGCGAACTGGGCTTTGACTACCTGCGCGACAACATGGCAACCTCAATGGTTGATGTGGTGCAGCGTCCGCCAAATTATTGCATCATTGACGAGGTGGACTCGGTATTGATTGACGAGGCACGGACACCACTGATTATTTCGGGACAGGTAGAACGCCCCACAGAGAAGTATATGCAGGCGGCTGCGATCGCGGCTGCTCTGGAAAAAGAAGTGGAAACTGACGGCTCAAAGGTTGGGCATTACGAGGTAGACGAAAAAGCCCGTAACGTACTGATGACCGATGAAGGGTTTGCCAGAGCCGAACAGTTGCTGGAAGTCAAGGATTTGTACGACCCGAACGACCCTTGGGCGCACTATATCTTCAATGCGATTAAAGCTAAAGAGTTGTTTAAAAAAGATGTAAATTATATCGTCCGCGACAATGAAGTAGTGATTGTGGACGAGTTTACAGGTCGCGTGTTGCCCGGTCGTCGTTGGAGTGATGGATTACACCAGGCGATTGAAGCAAAAGAGCGGGTGGAAATTCAGAATGAGACGCAAACACTGGCGACAATTACCTATCAGAATTTCTTCTTGCTGTATGACAAGCTAGCCGGGATGACCGGAACGGCGAAAACTGAGGAAGCTGAGTTTGAGAAAATTTACAAGCTGGAAGTAACTCAAATTCCCACCAATAGAGCTCCCGGACGGCGGGATATGCCAGATGTGGTCTACAAGGCAGAGGCAGGAAAATGGCGCGCGATCGCTGAAGAATGTGCCGAACTGCACAAACTTGGACGACCAATCTTGGTGGGAACGACCAGCGTAGAAAAGTCGGAATTGCTGTCAACTTTGCTTAGCGAACTAGAGGTTCCCCACAACCTGCTGAATGCGAAACCGGAAAATGTGGAGCGAGAGTCGGAAATCGTCGCTCAAGCGGGACGCAAAGGCAAGGTGACGATCGCAACAAACATGGCGGGACGCGGAACCGACATCATTCTCGGCGGTAATTCCGATTACATGGCACGTCTGAAGCTGCGAGAATATTTTATGCCCAAGATTGTGCAGCCATCAGAAGAAGATAGTTTTGCCTTAAGCTCTGTTCCAGGGGCTTCTGGACGTGCGCCCGCACAGGGATTTGTTCCGGGTAAGAAGGTGAAAACTTGGAAAGTTAGCCCGCAAATCTTCCCGACACAGTTATCGCGGGAGACAGAACAAAAGCTGAAAAGTGCGGTAGATTTTGCCGTGCAGCAGTATGGTGAACGGAGTTTGGCAGAATTGGAGGCGGAGGATAAGATCGCCGTTGCTTCCGAAAAGGCACCGACTGACGATCCGGTAATCCAAAAGCTGCGGGAGGTTTACAACTTAATTCGCAAAGAGTACGACATCCTTACCGAATCAGAACATGAAGAGGTGATAAAACTTGGCGGTTTGCACGTCATCGGGACAGAACGCCACGAATCGCGTCGGATTGACAACCAATTGCGCGGTCGGGCGGGTCGTCAGGGCGACCCAGGCTCAACGAAGTTTTTCTTGAGTTTGGAAGACAACCTGCTGAGGATTTTTGGTGGCGATCGCGTGGCAGGATTAATGGATCGGTTGCGCGTAGACGAAGATATGCCTATCGAATCCGGAATGCTAACGCGCAGTCTGGAAGGGGCGCAGAAAAAAGTCGAAACCTACTACTACGACATCCGGAAGCAGGTTTTTGAGTACGACGAGGTGATGAATAACCAGCGTCGCGCTATCTACGCCGAACGTCGTCGCGTCTTGGAAGGTCTGGATTTGAAAGAACAGGTGATCCAGTATGCTGAGCGCACAATGGATGACATTGTGGATGCCTATGTCAACCCAGAATTGCCTTCAGAAGAGTGGGACTTAAACAGTCTGGTAGCAAAAGTCAAGGAATTTGTCAATCTTTTGGCAGACCTGGAGCCATCTCATCTAGATGATATGGGTGTAGGGGAAATCAAAACTTTCTTGCATGAAGAAGTGCGAAAAGCCTACGATCTCAAGGAATCGAATGTAGATCAAATTCAGCCCGGTTTGATGCGACAGGCGGAGCGGTTCTTTATTTTGCAACAGATTGATACCCTCTGGCGGGAACACTTGCAAGGAATGGATGCTCTCCGCGAGTCGGTGGGTTTGCGCGGCTACGGGCAAAAAGACCCCCTGATTGAGTACAAGCAGGAAGGTTATGAAATGTTCTTGGACATGATGACGGATATCCGCAGAAATGTGGTATATTCCCTCTTCCAGTTCCAACCCCAAGCTCAGCCGCAAGCAGTTTAA
- a CDS encoding diheme cytochrome c, giving the protein MGRKVRSTQRQQLRKEVAKGGKRKRSLFTLFLLLLVWSLILGWGLAQARDVTSQSSVNTQQRSMKVETLVGSNNLAAFQSDISQAPTNKGQATTDPVSGRLQLGQQLYLDNCATCHLALPPGVLPSETWQNLLQETQQHYGTKLPRIITPTLLLMWDYLRTYSRPQLEKEAVPYRVTESRYLKALHPRINLPQPTTLSSCLTCHPGAEKYNFRSLTAEWENSP; this is encoded by the coding sequence ATGGGACGAAAAGTTAGATCGACACAACGGCAACAACTAAGGAAAGAAGTAGCGAAAGGCGGTAAACGCAAGCGATCGCTATTTACTTTATTCTTGCTACTTTTAGTCTGGAGTCTTATCTTGGGCTGGGGGTTGGCACAAGCAAGGGATGTCACCAGTCAGTCGTCAGTGAATACTCAACAGAGGTCAATGAAAGTTGAAACGTTGGTAGGTTCTAATAACTTGGCAGCTTTCCAATCGGACATCTCTCAAGCGCCAACAAACAAGGGACAAGCGACAACTGACCCGGTTTCCGGTCGCCTCCAGCTAGGGCAACAACTTTACTTGGACAACTGTGCCACCTGCCATCTTGCCCTACCTCCAGGGGTTCTCCCTAGCGAAACCTGGCAAAATCTGCTGCAAGAGACGCAGCAGCATTACGGAACCAAGCTACCGCGCATCATCACTCCCACACTTTTACTCATGTGGGACTACTTGCGTACTTATTCTCGTCCACAGTTAGAAAAAGAAGCAGTGCCGTATCGGGTCACAGAATCTCGCTACTTAAAAGCACTCCATCCCCGCATCAACCTGCCCCAACCAACTACACTCTCCAGCTGCCTTACCTGTCATCCCGGTGCCGAGAAATATAACTTCCGTAGTCTGACCGCTGAATGGGAAAATTCACCCTAG
- a CDS encoding Gfo/Idh/MocA family protein, translated as MTLSNVNVAVVGTGFGQKIHIPGFQAHPRTQVVAVYHRDLEKAKAIASAHNIPHAGDNLEQIVTLSDVDAVSISTPPFLHHEMAKTVLQAGKHLLLEKPTALSASQARELHNMAIDVGAIATMDFEFRFVPAWQKFAQLLAEGYVGEKRLIKIDWLVSSRADASRPWNWYARKDQGGGALGAVGSHAFDYISWLFAPVQRLCAQLITGIPFRPVPETGEMKAVDADDTCTLMLLLADGTPCQVCISSVVYASRTHWIEVYGDRGTLVLGSDNQKDYVHGFRLWGAGVGKSLAEIEIPNHLLFPQNYTDGRLAPFIRVVDNWVKGIDAGKAVTPSLREGVYSQLLMDLTHQSHETGCWVDVPNFEKFLANR; from the coding sequence ATGACACTCAGCAATGTTAACGTAGCCGTTGTAGGCACGGGATTTGGTCAGAAAATCCACATTCCCGGATTTCAGGCACATCCGCGCACTCAGGTAGTGGCAGTTTATCACCGGGATCTGGAGAAAGCAAAAGCGATCGCTTCTGCCCATAACATTCCTCACGCTGGCGACAACCTAGAACAAATCGTTACCCTGTCGGATGTTGATGCTGTCAGTATCTCAACGCCGCCATTTTTGCACCACGAAATGGCAAAGACTGTGTTGCAAGCTGGGAAGCATTTATTATTGGAAAAACCGACAGCTTTATCAGCATCCCAAGCGCGAGAACTGCACAATATGGCGATCGATGTTGGCGCGATCGCTACAATGGATTTTGAATTTCGCTTTGTCCCCGCATGGCAAAAATTTGCTCAATTATTGGCAGAAGGGTATGTAGGAGAAAAGCGCCTGATTAAAATAGATTGGTTGGTGTCGAGTCGCGCTGATGCCTCACGCCCTTGGAACTGGTATGCTCGGAAAGACCAAGGCGGCGGTGCTTTGGGGGCAGTTGGTTCTCACGCTTTTGATTATATTAGTTGGTTGTTTGCACCCGTGCAGCGACTATGCGCCCAGTTGATTACGGGAATTCCCTTTCGTCCAGTTCCAGAGACGGGGGAAATGAAGGCTGTGGATGCTGATGATACTTGTACGTTGATGCTGCTTTTGGCGGATGGTACGCCGTGCCAAGTTTGTATCAGTTCCGTAGTTTATGCAAGCCGAACCCACTGGATAGAAGTATATGGCGATCGCGGGACGTTAGTCTTGGGCAGCGACAATCAAAAAGATTACGTTCATGGTTTTCGCCTCTGGGGTGCAGGCGTGGGTAAATCCCTAGCTGAGATAGAAATTCCTAATCATTTGCTGTTTCCCCAAAATTACACTGATGGGCGTTTGGCACCATTTATCAGAGTTGTAGACAACTGGGTGAAAGGAATTGACGCCGGAAAAGCAGTCACGCCATCGCTGCGAGAAGGGGTTTATTCTCAACTATTAATGGATTTAACCCATCAATCCCATGAAACAGGTTGCTGGGTGGATGTACCGAATTTTGAGAAGTTCCTGGCTAATCGTTAA
- the grxC gene encoding glutaredoxin 3, translating to MAANVEIYTWSRCPFCIRAKALLDEKGVEYTEYCIDGDEAARSQMAKRANGRSSVPQVFINNQHIGGCDDTYDLEAQGKLDQLLQ from the coding sequence ATGGCTGCTAACGTGGAAATTTATACCTGGAGCAGATGCCCATTCTGCATCCGCGCCAAGGCTTTGCTAGATGAAAAGGGCGTTGAGTATACAGAGTATTGTATCGATGGGGACGAGGCAGCGCGATCGCAAATGGCAAAACGAGCTAATGGGCGGAGTTCAGTACCTCAGGTTTTCATCAACAATCAGCACATCGGTGGGTGCGATGATACCTATGACCTAGAGGCTCAAGGTAAACTTGATCAACTCCTGCAATAA